TTCACGCAACGGCCGTTGCCGGAGTCGCAGGTCCCTTCCGTCACGCACAGCCCCGCGTCGTCCTGCTTCGAGTGGCCGGTGCAGGCGCAGACGAAGGTGGGGTCCTCGCAATCGGCGTCGGCCGAGCACGACTTGAGCCCGTCGGCGGTGCCGTTGGCGGCGTCATAACCGCACGGCCTCCCGGCGCGGAGGTAGTCGATGAGCGCGTCGCGCTGCTGGATCTTCGTGTCGAACTGGGTCGTGTTGCGCTGGAGGACGCGGAAGCCCGAGCCGCCCTGCGCGAGGTAGATGCTCGTCGCGAGCTCGTAGAGGTTCGTCGGCTTGATGTTCGCGAGGCAGAGGCCGTTCACCTTGCCTTCGCCGCGCGCGCACGAGCCGGGGAGCGGCTTCGACGGATCGTCGGAGCACTGCGCGTCGCTCTGGCAGATCGTGTTCGTCGTGCCGATGTAGACCTGCTCCGCGCACGCCGGGATCTCGCACTGCCCCGCCTCGGTGTCGCACGTCGAGCCCTTGAGGCGGATCGGGCAGGGGTCCTCCTCGCCCTTCTGGCAGCGGACGACGCACCGGCCCTTCGCGACGTCGCAGGCGTCGCGGCCCGCCGCGACGCACGGTCCGTCGTCGGTGCAGGGGATCTCGAGGCGCTGGCAGCCGGTGCAGTTGAGGCGAACGCGCGCGCCCGCGATCTGGACCTGCGAGGTGCAGCCGCGCTGCGCCGAGCGTCGCGCCGAGAAGTCGAAGAGCTCCTGCACCTCGGTGCCGGAGAGCTGCATCTTCGCGATCGAGTTGTCGAACGGGAAGATGTTGTACATCTGCTCGAGGCTCGTCACGCCCGGGTTCATGTCGGCGCGGATGCCGGTCGTGTTCGTCATCGAGAAGTCGGTCTGGATGCCGAGGCGGAGCCAGATCGACGTGCCGACGACGTTGCCGAGCGGGGAGTCGCCGCCGTTGGTCGAGGAGCGGCGCGAGCCGGAGGGGCTGTAGCCGACGAGGATGTCGAGGTCGGCCGCGACGTCGAGGACGCGCTGGTACGGCACCAGCATGTCGTGGATGACGGGGTCCTCCGGGATCGTCGCGTCGATCGGGAAGACCTGGAACTTGAGCTGCTGGATCTCGAACCCGTTGATCGGGTCGTAGTCCGGCTTCCCGTCGCCGTCGGCGTCGTATTCCCCCGTCGGCGAGCCGCGCACCGGATCGTTCGTGAGGACGACGTCCATGCGGCCGACGTACTTTGCGAACGCGCCCGAGGCCGCGAGGACGACGCGGCGCGGCTTGCACGGCCGCTTGAAGGCCCAAGGATGGTTGACCGGATCGAGGTCGCCGGCGGGCCCCGCGAGCGCGGGGTCGGCGTCGTCGGGCGGCGTGAACGCAGGGTCGATCTTCTGGTTCGGATCGATCGTCCAGACGAAGCCGGGGTTGTTCTCGTCGGAGGAGCAGTCCCGGATCTCCTGCGGCGGGTTGACGACCGTGTGGTTGTGCCCGCTCATGATGAAGTCGAGGCCGGTCGTGTTGCGGATCGCCTTCTGGTCGACGTCGTGACCCATGTGCGAGACGCCGCCGATGAGGTCGACGTACGGCCGGAGGAGGTCCAGGTAGAACTGGACCATCTCCACCGTGTTGAGCGGGGTGACGCCGATGCGGTTCGGCTGATCGAACAGCGACGAGAGCGTCGACAGGTTCGCCATCCCGATGACCGCGATCTTCAGCCCGCCCTGGTTGATGATCGAGAACGGGGTCGCGACGGTGCCGACGCGCGCGTTCGTCGAGGCCGCGCCCTCGTTCGAGGTGTTGTCGAACTTGTAGTTCGCGCTGACGAGGTTGAAGTTCGCCCAGCGGCTGAACTGGCGCGCGACGTTCTGCGCGCCGGCGTCGAACTCGTGGTTGCCGATCACCATCGCGTCGACGCCGAAGGCGCTCATGACGCGGACCTCCGGCTCGCCGTAGAAGTAGTTGAAGATCGGGGCGCCCTGGAAGATGTCGCCCGAGTCGACGTGGATGACGCGGTTCGACCGCGCGCGCTCCCGCTGCAGGACGTAGGACATCCGCGCGACGCCGCCGATGTTCGCGACGGTGTTGATCTCCCCGAGGCCGAGCTGCGCGTCGACCTGCGTGATGAGCTGGTCGTACGGGAAGAGGCGCGAGTGGATGTCCGACGTGTGGAGGATCGTCAGGCTGACGTCGCACGGCTTCGTCGGATCGGGGCAGGGGTGGCTCGCCCCCTCTCCCGACACGGACGAGCAGGCCTGTTGCGTCCCGGCGAGGGTGCCGGTCGCAAGGATCGTGAGAGCAGCTGCGGTGATGCGCGCGAGCAGACCCATGTGAAGCGGCGGGACACTACCATGAATCCGCCGCCGCAGGCGTCTCGCGTCCGTCTGCGGCCCAGGGATGTCGCACCACCTCCACCGGCGAGACACGCGCGCGTCGCGCGAATCGCGAGCCGGAAGGCGCCGCTCCTGCGGATGACGCTGGACGTGCGGAGCGGAAAGTACGAAAAAACCGAGCGCGGGCTCTCGCGGCCTCGTCCGAAATAGAACGATGAAGATCTTCGTGACCGGTGGATCGGGGTTCGTCGGCGGGCACCTCATCGAGGCGCTCGCGAAGAAGCACGTCGTGCGGGCGCTCGCGCGGAGCGAGGAGTCGGCGAAGAAGGTCGTGGGCTACGGCGCGTTCGCGGCGCGGGCCGATCTCGACTCGCTCGGCGCGGCCGACCTCGAGGGCTGCGAGGCGGTGGTGCACTGCGCCGCGCGCGCGGAGGAGTGGGGGACGCGCGCCGAGTTCTGGAGCGCGAACGTGGACGGGACGAGGCGCGTCCTCGCCGCGGCGAAGAACGCGCGCGTCCGTCGCTTCGTCCACATCGGGACCGAGGCGGCGTTCTTCGACGGCCGCGACCTCGTCGACGTCGACGAGACGGTGCCGTACCCGAAGAAGCACAAGTACCTCTACTCCGAGACGAAGGCGGAGGCCGAGCGCCTCGTCCTCGCCGCGAACGATCCGAAGGGCGCGCATCCGTTCGAGACGATCTCGCTCCGCCCCCGCTTCGTGTGGGGG
This sequence is a window from Labilithrix sp.. Protein-coding genes within it:
- a CDS encoding bifunctional metallophosphatase/5'-nucleotidase, yielding MGHDVDQKAIRNTTGLDFIMSGHNHTVVNPPQEIRDCSSDENNPGFVWTIDPNQKIDPAFTPPDDADPALAGPAGDLDPVNHPWAFKRPCKPRRVVLAASGAFAKYVGRMDVVLTNDPVRGSPTGEYDADGDGKPDYDPINGFEIQQLKFQVFPIDATIPEDPVIHDMLVPYQRVLDVAADLDILVGYSPSGSRRSSTNGGDSPLGNVVGTSIWLRLGIQTDFSMTNTTGIRADMNPGVTSLEQMYNIFPFDNSIAKMQLSGTEVQELFDFSARRSAQRGCTSQVQIAGARVRLNCTGCQRLEIPCTDDGPCVAAGRDACDVAKGRCVVRCQKGEEDPCPIRLKGSTCDTEAGQCEIPACAEQVYIGTTNTICQSDAQCSDDPSKPLPGSCARGEGKVNGLCLANIKPTNLYELATSIYLAQGGSGFRVLQRNTTQFDTKIQQRDALIDYLRAGRPCGYDAANGTADGLKSCSADADCEDPTFVCACTGHSKQDDAGLCVTEGTCDSGNGRCVKRDCRQSAADFHLQRCRGLPAERVEACKTPLNACALGGEECKILSCIDASLGSLSDGRVEMIGR
- a CDS encoding NAD-dependent epimerase/dehydratase family protein gives rise to the protein MKIFVTGGSGFVGGHLIEALAKKHVVRALARSEESAKKVVGYGAFAARADLDSLGAADLEGCEAVVHCAARAEEWGTRAEFWSANVDGTRRVLAAAKNARVRRFVHIGTEAAFFDGRDLVDVDETVPYPKKHKYLYSETKAEAERLVLAANDPKGAHPFETISLRPRFVWGPRDTSVLPAVLAMAKEGRFVWLDKGKARTSTTHVANLVHAIELALTKGTPGEAYFIADDGTRSMRDFLTALARTQGVDLPAKSMPGALARPVARVVEKAWRVRRATTKPPLTRFAIDMLSATVTVDTRKAKRDLGYEPVIGVDEGLAQLASGR